CCGTCCCCTTTCGCCTGCTGTgtgccgccatcgcctctGCTTGCCTTGCCCTTTTTCGCCTCAGGTGTTGTTGCTAACCTTTTCACACAAAAGATATATGATgatatacatacatatatacacacaaATATACGTATATATGTATAGATATGTATATCGGTTAGCAGCGCGGGTGCCTCGTGCGCGACACTCGGTTcctccttcctttccttcGGCGTTTTGGCCGTGTTTTGTATGCCTCTTCGCTGTGGTTGCGTCTTTTCAGCATCGTCTTCCTCTTTGCCTTTTCGATATCCTGGCCTCTTCGGACTCGTCCACGTTCGCGGTATGGGGAGCTCTGTGGCGAGTAGCGGgcgccttttcttcttttcatTGCTATCAGCGGCAGACGACGTATGCGCGCTCACTCtgtctcttgctctctcctttttttcccctctctctcgtgtaCATCACGCGATGTCCAATGCGGAGTCGAGGGCTTGTGTGGATTTGCTCATCGAGggagcggtgctgcggcgtgtAATCGGTCTCTCTAAAAGTCGGATATAGCAAGATGAAAGGAAGCGCGACGCTGGCTGAAGAGCGATGATGCTGCCGGTGAGCGGGAAGGCCGATGCAGAGGATGGgtagcgatgcatcgctcgcGCTCTCTTGCACTATTCTGCCTACGCATACAGCCATCCACATGGATTGTGTGGATGTTTTTCTGCATGAAAGTGTGTCATGAAAGGGTCTCGCTaccgcgcgcgcgtgccctATGATGTAGATGCACACTAGATTATGGGTGTGCCGGTGAGTGAtagcagctgcagcttctATCGCGTTTATGCGTCTCTCGTTTGCATGGCGTCAGCGTGTGTGGCTACCGGGGATGCCGGTCGAAAGCGAGTGTaagaggcggtggcgaagacgacgatgaggaggagcaagGATTACCGGGAGAAGGCGGAAGGCCGCATGGCAGGGGGCTCGCTCCCGGTGAAGCGAGGCTGAGGCTTTTGTGTTGTGTTTTCTTTCACCATCGCGCTACGTTTATTGATGCTCTTTCTTTTAGTTTCTCGGCTCCTTTTTGCTGTCCATGTTGAtgttctctctcccaccctccccGTCTCGCCCTCACGCAGCTCTCGCAtaccttctcttttctccaCTTCATTCAGCGGTTTTGGCTGCATGAGTatgtttctctctctctcccctgcATGTGCATGCTGGTTTCCATGGGCGAGTGCGTATGCAGTTTCCAATGTTCGTCTCGTCACACTTCATTGTCTTCACTCCCTATCGGCCGCTAAGCCTTGACGGCTCTGCCGGTGTGGACAAACATATCCTCTCTTTCACCCTCTCGCCACCCCAACAGCCTCTGTCGTAAGTGCTTCCTAGTTTAAGGTCCTCTTTCGCTTCGCTGTTGCCGTCGTCTTCTGCCCCGCTCCACTCCGTCCGGCTTCTACACCTTTCCTACCCACCACCCTTCCCTAGGCAGCCACCACCTCATGTTCTCTTTCCATCATCTTGCGCACGCCGTTCGCGATAACTGCCGCTTTAACTATCCCGCGCGACGACTTTCACTGTATTTTCTTCTTGTTTGCTTCACTGCGAATTCGCCGCTGGGCACACCTCCTTTCCCTTGTGCATTTGCGTGCACCTCTTTGGCGCGCATCTTTTTGCTCGTGCTGTGTGTCTTGACTTCGCGGCTCTGCTCCCCTACGCCATGAGCTCCCTGGCTGGTGCTCGCCCGCGTGCCGTTGCGTGCGACTCtctgccaccacctcctctctctacGGGACGATATATATATTCAGCCCATCAACCACGTGTGTGCCCGAGTACACATTAGCGTTTCGGATACCCCCGTGCAGTGTCACTTTTTTTATCGCTCTCGCTTCGATTTCTTATTACACGTCTCCGTGCACCCGCGTCTGATgacagggagggggcgcacgCCTCAGCGCGTCGTATCCTCAGGGCCCCGCACACCGACTCCGCCgggaagccaggcagcctCCCAGCCCCTACCCATTGCCCATGCCGAGCTACTTCCGGCGGTGACACGGTCACGCGCCCACGaagtggggtgggggtggaggtgagagcgatgtgctgctgctgatgtctgCGGTGGGAgactggatggcgctgcgtcggagcgggctgcggcagcgagcacgtctgcgccgcccACATGATGGACGAGGCGTGAGCGTGGCTGGAGGATATCCCACCCGGCGCTGGCACTGCCtcctggtgtggggagcctgcgccacggcgagggggatgcgccaggaggggtggcggccggcggagcgggtggtttgcagagctggaggcagcggccgtgcttgtgtgcctgGGTGGGCGCAGCGCTGTGACGCGTGtgcccaccgctgcctcgtccCGCGCGGTGTGACCTGTGGCATGTGACGGGGAGAGGTGGGGGCGcatcgcggaggcggagtcGTGTTGCGCGGCAGAGaatggaggtggtggggaaAAGCTGATCGCGGGAGTCGAACGAAgcagaacagcagcagaagagTACCTGGAAGGCACAGCAGTGCCGTGGCCTCAACAACTGTGGTTACGGCTGCACTTGGGCAGACGCATGATTATGAGTTGCGCTAACCGTTGTGCTGTTCACGTACGCTCATGTGCTTCGCAGGTAGCGTACGTCCGCTCCCTCCGACTGGCTGGCCGCCTCCCATCGTCTTTCCCGCGAAGGGAGCGAGCGCCAGGTGGGCTGCGTTGTGCATCCTGTAAGCTCCCTGACGCGAGGTGGCGTTGCCGGGAGGGAGCGTTTGCGCTGTCTCTCGCTAAGTCGTTTCCCTGGCCTGCCACTCTCTCTTTCGCCTTCCGTTTGCTTTCTTGTGGCTGTTGCCCGGCGTGTTTGCGTCTCTGTAGCACCACCTGCTccgacacacgcgcacacacaaaaccCGCGTCCGTGACACCATCTATCCAGTGCACGACACACGCCcatacgcgcacgtgcaAAGCAAGCGACAcgctctccttttctctttccaCGGGCTCCTGCTGTTTGCTGCCACCATACCCTCGTCATCGCCTCTGTGCCATATACATCTTGAACGTCGAGTACACTTCGCTGGAGCGAggacggcacacgcacactcactcACTCCTTGCATACGTTCTCCCGCCTCAACAGTGCTGCCCTGCTCGGTTCTTGGGCGTCGTTGCGCACTGCTGCCCATCATGCCCGCGCTTGTCGGCCTCCGTCTGCCTCTCACAGTGCTGTGCCTCCTGGTGCTCAGCTCTGCGCTGTGCGTGACTGAGGCTCTCGGATGGGGCTGCGTGGGTCACATGCTCCTCGCCGAGAtcgcgcgccgccagctgGACGATaaaaacaaggaaaagaTCGATGCGATGGCGGAAGTGTTTGCGCAGAGCGGCCCGTTCCCGTCGTCTCCGGACATGGTGCAGGCCGCATGCTGGGCGGATGACGtgaagcggtggcgccagTATGCAATGGCCACGTGGCACTTTTTCGCCGCACCATACAACCCCGAAAATATCAATATCACCGATGCGATCGATACAGTGAACGCCGTTACGGTGTCACTCGATATGATTTCTGCGCTTAAAAATACCAAGGCGCCGCTGTACATGCTGAACTTCGCTTGGGCGAACCTGGTGCACATCTTTGGCGACCTGCACCAGCCCCTGCACACCATCTCCCGGTACTCCTCTGAGTACCCGCACGGAGACAACGGAGGCNNNNNNNNNNNNNNNNNNNNNNNNNNNNNNNNNNNNNNNNNNNNNNNNNNNNNNNNNNNNNNNNNNNNNNNNNNNNNNNNNNNNNNNNNNNNNNNNNNNGGTGGCGCCAGTATGCAATGGCCACGTGGCACTTTTTCGCCGCACCATACAACCCCGAAAATATCAATATCACCGATGCGATCGATACAGTGAACGCCGTTACGGTGTCACTCGATATGATTTCTGCGCTTAAAAATACCAAGGCGCCGCTGTACATGCTGAACTTCGCTTGGGCGAACCTGGCGGCCTCCGTCTGCCTCTCACAGTGCTGTGCCTCCTGGTGCTCAGCTCTGCGCTGTGCGTGACTGAGGCTCTCGGATGGGGCTGCGTGGGTCACATGCTCCTCGCCGAGAtcgcgcgccgccagctgGACGATaaaaacaaggaaaagaTCGATGCGATGGCGGAAGTGTTTGCGCAGAGCGGCCCGTTCCCGTCGTCTCCGGACATGGTGCAGGCCGCATGCTGGGCGGATGACGtgaagcggtggcgccagTATGCAATGGCCACGTGGCACTTTTTCGCCGCACCATACAACCCCGAAAATATCAATATCACCGATGCGATCGATACAGTGAACGCCGTTACGGTGTCACTCGATATGATTTCTGCGCTTAAAAATACCAAGGCGCCGCTGTACATGCTGAACTTCGCTTGGGCGAACCTGGTGCACATCTTTGGCGACCTGCACCAGCCCCTGCACACCATCTCCCGGTACTCCTCTGAGTACCCGCACGGAGACAACGGAGGCAATTTGATTCAGGTAATGGTGGGCAGAAAGTCGTTGAGGCTGCATGCCCTCTGGGATAATATTTGCACTGGCGCGCCTCCACGCTACCAGCGGCCCCTCTCCTACACCGACCTCTTCGCCCTCGCTGCGACAGCGGACCGGCTGCTGGAAACGTACATCTTTCCAGAAGCGTTGCGGACACTCGTGGACGTGATGGCGATTCATGAGGAGAGCCACATGTTTGCCGTAAACACCAGCTACCCCGGCGTAACACCAGGTGCGACTCTCAGCGAGGCCTACCTTGCTCGATGCAAGCGTGTCGCTGAGGCTCGACTGACGCTTGGTGGCTATCGCCTCGGCTACCTTCTGAATACGCTGCTGTCGAGTATCCATGTTGACGAGGCCACACTGGAGGCGTACCGCGCTGCACGTCCGAAGCGAGGTGCGTAAACGGCGGGTGACCAGCAGCCGCTACGGATGGGAGGCCACTTGNNNNNNNNNNNNNNNNNNNNNNNNNNNNNNNNNNNNNNNNNNNNNNNNNNNNNNNNNNNNNNNNNNNNNNNNNNNNNNNNNNNNNNNNNNNNNNNNNNNGATGGGAGGCCACTTGCACTGATGCGGACTGTGTGCCTGCACCTGCCCATGCACGGGCATGGGTGGGCGCCGCGGAAAGCGAAGAAGGGCTGGCGTCCTATTCCTtttgctgtgtgtgcatgaACTCGGGCTATGGATCGGCAGCGGGGGACGAGAGCGAGGAACTGCCTTGTCGGCAGTATGTGTCCGCTCTACTTCTGTGGCATGCGCAGGTCCTCACCTCTTTTGTCTTCGTCTCTGTGCACGAATCCCTGATgacagggagggggcgcacgCCTCAGCGCGTCGTATCCTCAGGGCCCCGCACATCGACTCCGCCgggaagccaggcagcctCCCAGCCCCTACCCATTGCCCATGCCGAGCTACTTCCGGCGGTGACACGGTCACGCGCCCACGaagtggggtgggggtggaggtgagagcgatgtgctgctgctgatgtctgCGGTGGGAgactggatggcgctgcgtcggagcgggctgcggcagcgagcacgtctgcgccgcccACATGATGGACGAGGCGTGAGCGTGGCTGGAGGatatcccacccggccctggcactgcctcctggtgtggggagcctgcgccacggcgagggggatgcgccaggaggggtggcggccggcggagcgggtggtttgcagagctggaggcagcggccgtgcttgtgtgcctgGGTGGGCGCAGCGCTGTGACGCGTGtgcccaccgctgcctcgtccCGCGCGGTGTGACCTGTGGCATGTGACGGGGAGAGGTGGGGGCGCATCGCGGAGGTGGAGTCGTGTTGCGCGGCAGAGGATGAACACGGTAAAAGATGCCTACTTCCGTCACCGCTGCACTCGGCGTCTGTGCTGTTTCGGCCTCTGTGCCGTTTGATGTGCTCTTGCTTCTTCATTGccctatatatatatatgccaTGCTTTCATTTTCATATTTGCTTTTCTGCTTAcggcttttttttctcttcgttgTGGTGGTCTGTTTCGGCACTtcgtcgccctcgctgcgACAGCGGACCGGCTGCTGGAAACGTACAAGTTTCCAGAAGCGTTGCGGACACTCGTGGATNNNNNNNNNNNNNNNNNNNNNNNNNNNNNNNNNNNNNNNNNNNNNNNNNNNNNNNNNNNNNNNNNNNNNNNNNNNNNNNNNNNNNNNNNNNNNNNNNNNGCCCTGGCACTGCCtcctggtgtggggagcctgcgccacggcgagggggatgcgccaggaggggtggcggccggcggagcgggtggtttgcagagctggaggcagcggccgtgcttgtgtgcctgGGTGGGCGCAGCGCTGTGACGCGTGtgcccaccgctgcctcgtccCGCGCGGTGTGACCTGTGGCATGTGACGGGGAGAGGTGGGGGCGCATCGCGGAGGTGGAGTCGTGTTGCGCGGCAGAGGATGAACACGGTAAAAGATGCCTACTTCCGTCACCGCTGCACTCGGCGTCTGTGCTGTTTCGGCCTCTGTGCCGTTTGATGTGCTCCTGTTTTTTCTGCATTGTTTATTATTATTCTGTGTTTTTTTCAACTCTGATTTTACTTCGGCGTTGTGCTCAtgtctttttttctcttcgttgTGGTGGTCTGTTTCGGCAACTCTGCTGCCTCTTGGTGACCTCGATGTGCGTGGCTCTTCATCGGCGTGACTGGTTTCTGGTGGTGCCCACGAGAGTTCTTGCGATGGCTCTCTCCGGCCTCACTGCTGCCTTCTCAGAATCTGCCTACGGACCCGCAAATGGGCTGTGTTTACGTCTGCTTTCGTGGAACGGAGAGGAAACTGTTTTTGGTGACCTGAAGGCAGGGCTGGGTGAGAAGACAGGgtggaaaagggggaagcATTGCCTACGGACGGTTTGTGTGCCTGCACCTGCACATGCTCGCTGATGAATTCGACAGCGCTGTCGAGGTCGTGTGagcggaagagaaggaaagagggacaGAGACGAACGAAGTaactgtttttttttatcgctgctgatgaaAACGGAACAATCGGCAGAAGCTCGAAAGCGACGCTGCCTTATGGCGCGGAAGGATCAGAGCAAAGAATCAAACAAGCAAATGATAGCGAGAAGCGTGAGGGAAGGCGTCCACGGACTTGCACTCTCCTCGCAGAGGATTTGACAGCGGCACGTCGGCAAAGGGTACAGCTTGCTACGATCTGGACTGGGGAAGGTGTTAAAGCAAAGACCGGGGGCTCACCGGAAGCGGAGAACGTGCCGACGGTCGCGTGTGCTAgtcttctcttctctctctcaagTGCATAATGAGCCGTAatgccggcggccagcgaccccttcctctgctccccttcctcttcttcgtcaTGCTGACCTTGCACGTGCACAGGACGCCTCTACTCTGGTGACTCTCGTTTTGTTCCCTTTCATGAAAAAGCCATTGACAGCACATTGCAAATGAATGGCAAAGACGCTGTCGTATCAGCTGCATCACTCGACGCGCTTGATGTGATCTATGAGAACGCAGAGATGCTGGTGTTGAGCAAGCCCCCAGGCATCCGCATGGACGGCGATGAAACCATCTACGGCCGCACCGTAGAGTCCCTGGTGTGCGAGCACATGAAAGCCCGTGGCATCTTCGACGATACACATGAGCAGCtgcaaaaagaaaagaagcgaaagaaGCAGCTGAAGTTTGTGCATCAGCTTGACTTCGGTACGAGCGGGGTTCTGTGCTTGGCCTTTACTAAAGATATGGCCGCGCGACTTGCCCACTGTTTTGAGATGCGCACGGTTCGGAAGTACTATGTTGCACTGCTGCATGGACACTTGCCAAGCGATacggcgccgacggaggATGGCGCCTCGAGTGACCAGCCAGGCTCTACTTTCACGTCAGATACAAAGGCTCGTCGGTCGTCATTTGCCGCGTGGGCGAATGCGTGCAACAAGGCATGGGAAGGGCTGGGCTGCGTCCGGGCTGTTTGCTCTGCATCCACGAGCGGAGAATCCTCGGCGAACTCGGCGGGTGGGGACGAAGTGGCAGGGTTCCGGTACCTTCTGCAACGTCCGCGTAAGACAGCATGGGAAGCGGTGGGACTGGCGAATTCCAaggacgcggaggagggcgtgccgGTGACTGTGGTGCATCGGTATCACTCTCGTCGAAGCGGTGCTCCATCGCTGAGCACTTCAGCACCAGAAAATCCCGCTTCCGTGCCGGCAGACGTGGTGGAGGACCTTATCTACCGTACGCTGCTAGAGAGTACTGCAACGCGTTCGGTCGTCTTTGTTGATCTGCCGGTGGGCTACGATTTAACGGGCCCCGAGCACCTCCGCATGGCTGTTACGGCAGAGCAAAGCCGTGACGCTAAAACAAGCCTCTTAGTGCTGAAGCGCACCTACTTGGCCGAACCTCCACCAGCGGGCGGCGAGGCGCCACAGCGCGACGCAATCGCTAAGGATTCCCCGTCTGTCACAAGCTATCCGGtgacgctggtgctgctcgctcCGCACACGGGTCGACGCCATCAACTCCGCGTGCACTGCCGCGCCATCGGTTTCCCTATTGTTGGGGACACCTCGTACTGCGCTGACCTACcgtggtgcgccgccttgCCGCTAGGGTCATCCACATCCACATgggcggccgccggcgcgcggCGCATGTACCTGCACGCTTGGCGCCTGCTTCTGCCCGGCACAGTGACGCCCCGCCTCGATGAGGTTGAACGGGTGGCGctgaagaagaagcggcgtCGCGAGATCTTGGGGCTATCAGGGCAACACGatgcctccttctccgcgaGTCGTTGCGAGTGGACCGAGTTTGTGGCCTCGGTGGACTTTACTGGACTGGACCTGGAGGATTCAGAGGATCGAGAGATGTAAGCCGGTCACCGTCTGTGGAtgcgactctctctctctctctttgcgcATGGCGCACCACGAGAAGACCGCAAAGGCGTGTACACCTTTTTAGGAGCCGTGCTGCgaaggacgaagaggagagagtACACTGCGGTGTGTGAGATGCGCATCGATGAAGCAGGGGCTCGGTGGCGCGTGCCACTCACGCTG
Above is a window of Leishmania donovani BPK282A1 complete genome, chromosome 30 DNA encoding:
- a CDS encoding p1/s1 nuclease is translated as MPALVGLRLPLTVLCLLVLSSALCVTEALGWGCVGHMLLAEIARRQLDDKNKEKIDAMAEVFAQSGPFPSSPDMVQAACWADDVKRWRQYAMATWHFFAAPYNPENINITDAIDTVNAVTVSLDMISALKNTKAPLYMLNFAWANLVHIFGDLHQPLHTISRYSSEYPHGDNGG